Proteins from a genomic interval of Pristis pectinata isolate sPriPec2 chromosome 9, sPriPec2.1.pri, whole genome shotgun sequence:
- the xkr9 gene encoding XK-related protein 9, protein MTTEQNYGKCSFLLTLAGFLLYLTDIGTDLWVAAVYLIDGHLVWCLLVLSVIVISAVILQSFSWSWYKDDENNPSLSPHNRGCASGGSWFCVLHVFQLGVLLRFVKALDYGYKAAFKKGGTDLIAIYSVTDLSMLRLFEAFLEAAPQLVLQVFILLMSDDREYIQYVSVILSCMSISWATLDYYAALKKSLPDQRKLTCGFPYLMYFLYKLLTLNARILLITLLAMINIIAMIGYLCVLWLIMIIYVFVQKTKFCTSMIQEVIYKAVVAIILVFTFFNIKDKNTRIVMIIYYTIRIIETGGVLVFCWFLKGFMVDKSYSLPVSITIGLSLILGIICLVLYYSFCHPKRANDKDFNHCDNAVQFPTSYDEVDGCPSENPTVILKDINKNGIMIDSEVTKPAIISGRITHCLSF, encoded by the exons ATGACAACCGAGCAAAACTATGGCAAATGCAGCTTTTTGCTGACCCTAGCTGGTTTTCTGTTGTACTTGACGGACATTGGGACCGACCTCTGGGTTGCTGCAGTGTATCTCATCGACGGGCACCTTGTGTGGTgtcttctggtgctgtctgtgattGTGATTTCTGCTGTGATCTTGCAGAGTTTCAGCTGGTCTTGGTACAAAGATGATGAGAACAATCCAAGTCTCAGTCCCCACAACCGAGGCTGCGCCAGCGGCGGTTCGTGGTTCTGTGTGCTGCATGTTTTCCAGTTGGGCGTGCTGCTACG GTTTGTAAAGGCACTAGACTATGGATACAAGGCAgcattcaagaaaggaggaacTGACTTGATTGCCATATACTCGGTTACAGATTTGAGCATGTTACGATTGTTTGAGGCATTTTTAGAAGCTGCGCCTCAACTTGTTCTTCAGGTCTTCATTCTGCTGATGTCTGATGACAGAGAATATATTCAGT ATGTGTCTGTGATTTTGTCATGCATGAGCATTTCATGGGCTACTTTGGACTACTATGCAGCACTAAAGAAATCTTTACCTGACCAACGAAAGCTAACCTGTGGATTCCCTTATTTGATGTACTTTCTATACAAGTTGTTGACACTTAATGCAAGAATTTTGCTCATAACCCTTCTGGCTATGATAAATATCATTGCAATGATTGGCTACTTGTGTGTTTTATGGCTGATCATGATTATATATGTCTTTGTGCAGAAGACCAAGTTTTGTACATCCATGATCCAGGAAGTTATTTATAAGGCAGTGGTTGCCATAATCTTAGTTTTCACCTTTTTCAATATAAAAGATAAGAATACAAGAATAGTTATGATTATCTATTACACAATTAGAATTATTGAAACCGGTGGAGTACTTGTCTTCTGCTGGTTTCTGAAAGGTTTTATGGTTGATAAAAGCTACAGTCTCCCTGTCAGTATAACCATTGGGCTGTCACTAATTCTAGGGATAATTTGTCTTGTGTTGTACTACAGTTTTTGTCATCCAAAAAGGGCAAATGATAAAGACTTTAATCATTGTGACAATGCAGTACAATTTCCCACTTCTTATGATGAAGTTGATGGATGCCCATCTGAAAACCCAACAGTTATACTGAAAGATATAAATAAAAATGGTATTATGATAGATTCAGAAGTTACTAAACCTGCAATTATAAGTGGTAGAATAACACATTGTTTAAGCttttaa